In Sphaeramia orbicularis chromosome 12, fSphaOr1.1, whole genome shotgun sequence, the following proteins share a genomic window:
- the kctd9b gene encoding BTB/POZ domain-containing protein KCTD9b isoform X1, whose protein sequence is MRRVTLFVNGTSTNGKVVAVYGSLDDLLSVASSKLGIRASSVYNGNGGLIDDISLIRDDDVLYISDGDSFEDPQEDLRGPEKCQTHTDWLTLNVGGRCFTTTRSTLVSKEPESMLAHMFREKGEYQSLMPISFMRQLLFSQFTSYCYPLPALSPWHSLDVWGNKQDSQGAFLIDRSPDYFEPILNYLRHGQLIINEGINPLGVLEEARFFGIEQLAEQLENLIKSTQPPDDHSPLTRKEFIRFLLATTTKSELRCQGLNFNGADLSRLDLRYINFKMANLSGANLMHANLSGANLERADLSMACLDGANLQGVKMLCTNAEGASLRGCNFEDPAGIKANLEGANLKGVDMEGSQMTGINLRVATLKNAKLKNCNLRGATLAGTDLENCDLSGCDLQEANLRGSNVKGAIFEEMLTPLHMSQSVR, encoded by the exons ATGAGAAGAGTCACATTGTTTGTCAACGGAACGTCCACAAATGGAAAG GTGGTGGCTGTATACGGGTCTCTGGATGATCTACTGTCTGTTGCCAGTTCCAAACTGGGAATAAGGGCCTCTAGTGTTTATAATGGGAATGGAGGACTCATAGATGACATATCATTAATCAG AGATGATGATGTGCTGTACATATCTGATGGGGATTCGTTTGAAG ATCCTCAGGAAGACCTTAGAGGCCCTGAAAAGTGTCAGACTCACACTGACTGGCTGACACTTAACGTTGGTGGACGTTGCTTCACCACCACAAG gagcaCACTAGTCAGCAAAGAGCCAGAGAGTATGTTGGCCCATATGTTCAGAGAAAAAGGTGAATATCAATCACTGATGCCTATTAGCTTTATGAGACAGTTGCTCTTTTCTCAGTTCACTTCATACTGTTATCCTCTGCCTGCTCTTTCACCCTGGCACTCTTTAGATGTTTGGGGGAACAAGCAGGACTCACAGGGAGCATTTCTAATCGATCGCAGTCCCGACTACTTTGAACCCATCCTGAATTATCTGAGACACGGACAGCTCATCATCAATGAAGGCATCAACCCTCTtg GGGTGCTGGAAGAGGCTCGCTTCTTTGGTATCGAGCAGCTAGCTGAGCAGTTGGAGAACCTGATAAAG TCCACTCAGCCTCCTGATGACCATTCTCCTCTGACTCGGAAGGAGTTTATTCGATTCCTTTTGGCCACAACAACTAAGTCAGAGCTGCGGTGTCAG GGTTTGAATTTTAACGGTGCAGATCTCTCTCGTCTGGATCTACGCTACATCAACTTTAAGATGGCCAACCTCAGTGGAGCTAATTTGATGCATGCCAACCTCAGCGGGGCAAATCTGGAGAGAGCAGACCTGTCTATGGCTTGTCTTGAT GGAGCCAATCTGCAGGGTGTGAAGATGCTGTGCACCAATGCTGAAGGAGCTTCTCTGAGAGGCTGTAACTTTGAGGATCCTGCTGGAATCAAAGCAAATCTGGAAG gAGCCAACTTGAAGGGTGTGGATATGGAGGGAAGTCAGATGACTGGTATCAATCTGAGAGTCGCAACACTGAAAAACGCCAAACTGAAGAACTGTAATCTGAGGGGAGCTACCCTGGCCGGGACGGACCTGGAG AACTGTGACTTATCTGGATGTGACCTTCAAGAGGCGAACCTTAGAGGCTCCAATGTGAAGGGAGCCATCTTTGAGGAGATGCTGACTCCTCTACACATGTCTCAGAGTGTGCGGTGA
- the kctd9b gene encoding BTB/POZ domain-containing protein KCTD9b isoform X2, with protein MRRVTLFVNGTSTNGKVVAVYGSLDDLLSVASSKLGIRASSVYNGNGGLIDDISLIRDDDVLYISDGDSFEDPQEDLRGPEKCQTHTDWLTLNVGGRCFTTTRSTLVSKEPESMLAHMFREKDVWGNKQDSQGAFLIDRSPDYFEPILNYLRHGQLIINEGINPLGVLEEARFFGIEQLAEQLENLIKSTQPPDDHSPLTRKEFIRFLLATTTKSELRCQGLNFNGADLSRLDLRYINFKMANLSGANLMHANLSGANLERADLSMACLDGANLQGVKMLCTNAEGASLRGCNFEDPAGIKANLEGANLKGVDMEGSQMTGINLRVATLKNAKLKNCNLRGATLAGTDLENCDLSGCDLQEANLRGSNVKGAIFEEMLTPLHMSQSVR; from the exons ATGAGAAGAGTCACATTGTTTGTCAACGGAACGTCCACAAATGGAAAG GTGGTGGCTGTATACGGGTCTCTGGATGATCTACTGTCTGTTGCCAGTTCCAAACTGGGAATAAGGGCCTCTAGTGTTTATAATGGGAATGGAGGACTCATAGATGACATATCATTAATCAG AGATGATGATGTGCTGTACATATCTGATGGGGATTCGTTTGAAG ATCCTCAGGAAGACCTTAGAGGCCCTGAAAAGTGTCAGACTCACACTGACTGGCTGACACTTAACGTTGGTGGACGTTGCTTCACCACCACAAG gagcaCACTAGTCAGCAAAGAGCCAGAGAGTATGTTGGCCCATATGTTCAGAGAAAAAG ATGTTTGGGGGAACAAGCAGGACTCACAGGGAGCATTTCTAATCGATCGCAGTCCCGACTACTTTGAACCCATCCTGAATTATCTGAGACACGGACAGCTCATCATCAATGAAGGCATCAACCCTCTtg GGGTGCTGGAAGAGGCTCGCTTCTTTGGTATCGAGCAGCTAGCTGAGCAGTTGGAGAACCTGATAAAG TCCACTCAGCCTCCTGATGACCATTCTCCTCTGACTCGGAAGGAGTTTATTCGATTCCTTTTGGCCACAACAACTAAGTCAGAGCTGCGGTGTCAG GGTTTGAATTTTAACGGTGCAGATCTCTCTCGTCTGGATCTACGCTACATCAACTTTAAGATGGCCAACCTCAGTGGAGCTAATTTGATGCATGCCAACCTCAGCGGGGCAAATCTGGAGAGAGCAGACCTGTCTATGGCTTGTCTTGAT GGAGCCAATCTGCAGGGTGTGAAGATGCTGTGCACCAATGCTGAAGGAGCTTCTCTGAGAGGCTGTAACTTTGAGGATCCTGCTGGAATCAAAGCAAATCTGGAAG gAGCCAACTTGAAGGGTGTGGATATGGAGGGAAGTCAGATGACTGGTATCAATCTGAGAGTCGCAACACTGAAAAACGCCAAACTGAAGAACTGTAATCTGAGGGGAGCTACCCTGGCCGGGACGGACCTGGAG AACTGTGACTTATCTGGATGTGACCTTCAAGAGGCGAACCTTAGAGGCTCCAATGTGAAGGGAGCCATCTTTGAGGAGATGCTGACTCCTCTACACATGTCTCAGAGTGTGCGGTGA